The following proteins come from a genomic window of Trifolium pratense cultivar HEN17-A07 linkage group LG4, ARS_RC_1.1, whole genome shotgun sequence:
- the LOC123922787 gene encoding uncharacterized protein LOC123922787, translating into MDRSWMKANRLSAEFEQGVIEFLRFAEINLPSPESNAIKNLSTPESNDEKNLPPKSNVHFRCPCVLCGNKKEIHKDQIFSHLICNGICQNYTKWIWHGEEVTKRNVSQSKNVSVDMDDRLEDMMRDIGEDSFKRAHVHDTLCSDKDTPLYPGCTNFTRLSAVLKLFNLKAKNGWTDKSFSELLELLTQMLPEGNVIPNRCYEAKKVLCPMGLEYERIHACPNDCILYRKEFVNSDHCPKCMASRYKKKDGDSSDDVVTKKGSPAKVVWYLPIIPRFKRLFANANDAKNLRWHVEERKCDGQIRHVADSLQWKKIDSLFPNFGKESRNLRLGLATDGMNPFGNQSTNHSSWPVLLMIYNLSPWLCMKRKYIMLSMMISGPRQPGNDIDVYLSPLIDDLRVLWEEGVDVFDAYSGEQFNMRAMLFCTINDFPAYGNLSGYSVKGHLACPICAKDTNFKQLKKGKKTVYLGHRRFLNRYHPYRRLRKAFNDHPEDGVAPEPLTGEQVYELQRDINVVFGKDVAKDVGKGKKKAKKKSDVQKKSDVKIAWKKRSVFFDLPYWSSLDVRHCIDVMHVEKNVCDSVIGTLLNIAGKTKDGINARLDMDLMGIRKELLPQQINNRTYLPPACYTLSKKEKTSFCECLQSIKVPHGYSSNVKKLVSMKDLKLIGLKSHDCHVLMQQLLPVAIRGILPDNVRKTISRLCLFFNAICCKAIDPLKLNELENEAAVILCQLEMYFPPSFFDIMVHLIVHLVREIRLCGPIYLRWMYPIERYMKILKGYTKNPHRPEASIVERYIAEEAIEFCSNYLSEVDAIGVPKSRHDGRCGGRGIQGLNVKSMSAQVILQAHLYILNNTDEVEPYLSDHKNILKIKYPRMNEKGLLIEHNKSFSEWFKEKVAYDGSDSDTIKWLSYEPKRNIITWSAFDINRTSFYTKLKDDCSTMQNSGVMVVAESMHFSSSKDKNPVMASSPYYGVIEEIWEVDYVMFKVPLFKCKWININSGVRIDELGFTLVDLCKLAYTDEPFIMASQAKQVFYVKDPSPNSRWSVVLQGKNVQGSDENQDVILDISETLPFSTNVPTFVEENEEDDVQAIRSDHQEGIWQD; encoded by the coding sequence ATGGATCGGAGTTGGATGAAAGCTAATAGATTAAGTGCTGAATTTGAACAGGGAGTGATTGAATTTCTTCGATTTGCTGAAATCAATCTTCCATCTCCCGAAAGTAATGCTATAAAAAACCTTTCGACTCCCGAAAGTAATGACGAAAAAAATCTTCCCCCTAAAAGTAATGTACATTTTCGATGTCCATGTGTTCTTTGtggaaataaaaaagaaattcataaGGACCAAATCTTTAGTCATCTCATTTGCAATgggatttgtcaaaattatacaaaatggATATGGCACGGTGAAGAAGTAACAAAGCGAAATGTGTCCCAAAGCAAAAACGTTAGTGTAGATATGGATGATCGTCTTGAAGACATGATGCGTGATATCGGAGAAGACTCGTTTAAGAGGGCTCATGTGCATGATACTTTGTGCAGCGACAAGGATACACCTTTGTACCCGGGATGCACAAATTTTACACGTTTGTCAGCGGTGTTAAAGTTGTTTAATCTGAAGGCAAAGAATGGGTGGACCGACAAAAGTTTTAGCGAATTGCTTGAATTGTTGACACAAATGCTTCCTGAAGGTAACGTAATACCAAACCGGTGTTACGAGGCGAAGAAAGTATTGTGTCCGATGGGTTTGGAGTATGAAAGGATACATGCATGCCCTAATGATTGCATATTATACAGAAAAGAGTTTGTAAACTCTGATCATTGTCCGAAGTGCATGGCGTCACgctacaaaaagaaagatggtgATTCTAGTGATGATGTGGTGACGAAAAAGGGTTCTCCCGCGAAAGTTGTATGGTACCTACCAATAATTCCAAGGTTCAAGAGATTGTTCGCTAATGCAAATGACGCAAAGAATCTTAGATGGCATgtagaagagagaaaatgtgatGGACAAATTCGCCATGTAGCTGATTCTTTGCAATGGAAGAAAATCGATTCTTTGTTTCCAAATTTTGGCAAGGAGTCGAGAAACCTTAGACTTGGACTTGCTACTGATGGAATGAATCCGTTTGGCAATCAAAGTACTAACCATAGTTCATGGCCTGTTCTGCTCATGATTTACAACCTATCTCCATGGTTGTGCATGAAgcgtaaatatattatgttatcgaTGATGATTTCAGGCCCAAGACAACCCGGAAATGACATAGATGTTTATCTAAGTCCCCTAATTGATGATTTAAGAGTGTTGTGGGAGGAAGGAGTTGATGTTTTTGATGCGTATTCTGGAGAACAATTCAATATGCGTGCAATGTTGTTTTGCACCATCAACGACTTTCCGGCATATGGCAATTTGTCTGGGTATAGCGTTAAAGGGCACCTAGCGTGTCCTATATGTGCAAAAGACACAAATTTCAAGCAATTGAAAAAGGGAAAGAAGACTGTGTATCTTGGGCATCGGAGATTTCTAAACCGTTATCATCCATATCGTAGATTGCGGAAAGCTTTCAATGATCACCCGGAGGATGGTGTTGCTCCGGAGCCCTTAACTGGAGAGCAAGTTTATGAACTACAACGTGATATTAATGTTGTCTTTGGAAAGGACGTTGCAAAGGACGTTGGAAAGGGCAAAAAAAAGGCCAAAAAAAAGTCTGATGTTCAAAAAAAGTCTGATGTGAAAATTGCATGGAAAAAGAGGTCGGTGTTCTTTGATCTTCCATATTGGTCCAGTCTTGATGTAAGACATTGTATTGATGTGATGCACGTGGAGAAAAATGTATGTGATAGTGTAATCGGAACACTTCTCAACATTGCAGGCAAGACAAAGGATGGTATAAATGCTCGTCTtgatatggatttgatgggTATACGAAAAGAGCTATTACcacaacaaataaataacaGGACATATTTGCCACCAGCATGTTACACTTTGTctaaaaaagagaaaacaagTTTTTGTGAGTGTTTACAAAGTATCAAAGTGCCGCATGGTTACTCATCAAATGTCAAGAAGCTTGTATCAATGAAAGATCTCAAATTAATTGGCTTAAAGTCTCATGATTGTCATGTGTTGATGCAACAACTCCTACCCGTGGCTATTCGTGGGATATTGCCTGACAATGTTAGGAAAACTATAAGTAGGTTGTGCTTATTCTTCAATGCAATATGTTGTAAAGCCATTGATCCATTGAAGTTAAACGAGTTGGAAAATGAGGCTGCAGTTATCTTGTGTCAATTGGAGATGTATTTCCCTCcttcattttttgacattatGGTTCACTTAATTGTTCATCTAGTACGAGAGATTAGATTGTGCGGACCCATTTATTTAAGGTGGATGTATCCAATAGAGCGATATATGAAGATCCTAAAAGGGTATACAAAAAACCCGCACCGTCCGGAAGCATCGATCGTTGAGAGGTACATTGCAGAAGAAGCTATTGAGTTTTGTTCAAACTATTTGTCAGAAGTGGATGCTATAGGGGTTCCTAAGTCTCGTCACGATGGAAGATGTGGAGGTAGGGGTATACAAGGTTTAAATGTCAAGAGCATGAGTGCTCAGGTAATTCTTCAGGCACATTTGTATATATTGAATAACACGGATGAGGTTGAACCTTACTTATCTGATCACAAAAACATCTTAAAGATAAAGTAcccaagaatgaatgaaaaaggATTGTTAATAGAACATAATAAGAGTTTTTCTGAGTGGTTCAAAGAAAAGGTTGCTTATGATGGTAGTGATTCTGATACAATAAAGTGGTTGTCCTATGAGCCTAAACGTAACATAATAACTTGGAGTGCATTTGATATAAATAGAACTTCCTTTTATACAAAACTAAAGGATGATTGTAGTACCATGCAAAATAGTGGGGTTATGGTTGTGGCTGAGTCCATGCATTTCTCTAGTTCCAAGGATAAAAACCCGGTTATGGCATCTTCGCCCTACTATGGGGTGATTGAAGAGATTTGGGAGGTTGATTACGTTATGTTTAAAGTGCCTCTATTTAAATGCAAGTGGATTAATATTAACAGTGGTGTGCGAATCGATGAATTAGGATTTACATTGGTCGATCTTTGCAAGTTAGCTTATACCGACGAACCTTTCATCATGGCATCCCAAGCAAAACAAGTGTTTTATGTTAAAGATCCTTCGCCTAACAGTAGGTGGTCGGTGGTTTTACAAGGAAAAAATGTGCAAGGTAGTGATGAAAATCAAGATGTGATTCTTGATATTTCCGAAACTCTTCCATTCTCAACAAATGTGCCTACCTTcgttgaagaaaatgaagaggatGACGTGCAAGCTATTCGTTCGGATCATCAAGAAGGGATATGGCAGGACTAG
- the LOC123881595 gene encoding uncharacterized protein LOC123881595, with the protein MADSTVTASSSQKKRGRGATMMRKLTKVHQSGQLLSVTFHPKTWNPTGAHAKTFKSYLSYLARSSCSILKDEWKDVDINEKEKMLSDLESYFVVPVIHKDPDKDPLRNALLSYAGDRWRGFKTQLTREYVSNPKEDREPPYVRYSFIKEGIWKQFLASRHTPEFKEKSQKGKEKVANNVHPHRLSRGGYDLLMETMMAEKRSRDSGDRTPSPPPRYEGWKRARQKPDGSYTSTATKVVADKIDSLVEETEKGSFVPMGRDDILTAALGTAEHGGQVRGVGRGATITNYFGRALRSSPYTDVTEQLSQLETKIRAEFEEKMAVERQMMQKTMLDTLKSAGFSQNASPTKQQVDNCSPIDIAGNFDSMKASCSVAPANMKEDLDNDTDSVQKLLCMIVKRKTYLPIQLEHDKFVTNFKMSPKYMKDLLVGDRWLDYSILQLWCTYMHRLSLDTKNSDLFAFLDPCQLSFASKPVSFQKAGKQYIQNQLRDLNKVCYLAPHLWDGHWQLIIMCPKDNVIVCLCSLHHKIPEAAKSLFTNAFKVHQLATFGNRKKTSWIFPKTRVQPNGNDCGYYVMKNMIDIVSASITKNWMEVFNDPTALTDEELYDLRDRWATCFLQLYNPEVDYDDADEKD; encoded by the exons ATGGCTGATTCAACCGTCACGGCTTCTTCAAGccaaaaaaagagaggaagaggTGCTACTATGATGAGAAAACTTACCAAAGTTCATCAATCGGGTCAACTCCTATCTGTCACATTTCATCCAAAAACATGGAATCCTACCGGTGCTCATGCAAAAACGTTCAAGAGTTATTTGTCATATCTTGCTCGAAGTAGTTGTAGTATTTTGAAAGATGAGTGGAAGGACGTAGACataaatgaaaaagagaaaatgtTGAGTGATCTTGAG AGTTATTTTGTTGTACCAGTAATTCATAAAGATCCGGATAAAGATCCTTTGAGGAATGCATTGTTATCTTATGCGGGAGACAGATGGAGAGGTTTTAAGACGCAACTCACGAGAGAATATGTTTCAAACCCCAAAGAAGATCGTGAACCTCCATATGTGAGGTATTCTTTTATTAAAGAAGGTATATGGAAACAGTTTTTGGCGTCCCGACATACCCCTGAATTTAAG GAAAAAAGTCAAAAGGGTAAAGAAAAAGTGGCCAACAATGTCCACCCACATAGATTATCGCGTGGAGGGTATGATTTGCTTATGGAGACTATGATGGCTGAAAAGAGGTCGAGAGACAGCGGTGATCGTACTCCATCTCCACCCCCACGTTATGAGGGCTGGAAGAGGGCACGACAAAAACCAGATGGTTCGTACACATCAACGGCTACAAAAGTTGTTGCCGACAAAATT GATTCTCTAGTTGAAGAGACGGAAAAGGGCAGCTTTGTTCCAATGGGACGTGATGATATTCTTACAGCTGCCCTTGGAACAGCTGAGCATGGTGGCCAAGTTCGTGGTGTTGGACGAGGTGCTACAATTACCAATTATTTTGGAAGGGCTTTACGTTCATCACCATATACGGATGTCACCGAGCAGCTCTCACAActagaaacaaaaattagagCTGAATTTGAAGAGAAGATGGCTGTAGAGCGTCAAATGATGCAAAAGACAATGCTGGATACACTTAAGTCTGCCGGTTTCTCTCAAAACGCCTCCCCAACAAAGCAACAGGTTGACAATTGTTCTCCAATAGATATTGCAGGGAACTTTGACAGTATGAAAGCTAGTTGCTCTGTTGCACCAGCAAACATGAAGGAGGACTTAGATAATGACACAGACTCGGTTCAAAAATTGTTATGCATGATTGTGAAAAGGAAAACATATTTGCCCATACAATTAGAACATGATAAGTTTGTCACCAATTTTAAGATGTCGCCAAAGTATATGAAAGACTTATTGGTGGGTGATAGATGGCTTGACTATTCAATTCTACAGCTTTGGTGCAC GTATATGCATCGTCTTTCCTTAGACACAAAAAACTCagatttatttgcatttttggACCCATGTCAATTGAGTTTTGCATCAAAGCCAGTCTCATTTCAAAAGGCGGGTAAACAATACATACAAAATCAGTTGCGTGATCTAAACAAAGTGTGCTACTTAGCACCACATCTTTGGGa CGGGCATTGGCAATTAATAATTATGTGTCCTAAGGACAATGTAATAGTTTGCCTTTGTTCATTACACCATAAGATACCTGAAGCAGCGAAGAGTCTTTTTACAAA TGCTTTTAAAGTTCATCAATTAGCAACATTTGGTAATAGAAAGAAGACTTCATGGATTTTTCCCAAA ACAAGGGTACAGCCTAACGGCAATGACTGTGGATATTATGTAATGAAGAATATGATTGACATTGTCTCTGCTAGTATTACAAAGAATTGGATGGAG GTGTTCAATGATCCCACGGCATTAACAGATGAGGAGTTGTATGATTTGCGAGACCGCTGGGCAACTTGTTTTCTTCAACTATATAATcccgaggtagattatgatgatgCCGACGAGAAAgattag